Proteins encoded by one window of Chondromyces crocatus:
- a CDS encoding PP2C family protein-serine/threonine phosphatase — translation MRVRSFGRTDVGRHRRSNEDAFFCDDGLRLYIVADGMGGHAAGEVASAEAVETVYGMVKRGLPSLGDPDEPLTPEKARAVCRLIEGAIQAATYMVFAIAQLERDKNGMGTTLSVALAMGDAMVTGQVGDSRIYQVRNGHAVQMTEDHTLIAWQIKNGLISPEEARMSPHRNVITRAVGNRDYVEVDTSIVTTEAGDRYLLCSDGLHGYLHSEEEVATIAEDGGEKAVDRFIEVANQRGGRDNITAVLVEVL, via the coding sequence ATGAGAGTTCGATCTTTCGGCCGCACGGATGTAGGGCGCCACCGGCGCTCGAACGAGGATGCCTTCTTCTGCGACGATGGGCTGCGTCTCTACATCGTCGCCGATGGCATGGGTGGCCACGCCGCAGGCGAGGTCGCGAGCGCCGAGGCGGTGGAGACGGTCTACGGCATGGTCAAGCGGGGCCTGCCGTCGCTGGGGGATCCGGACGAGCCGCTGACGCCCGAGAAGGCCCGGGCGGTGTGTCGGCTCATCGAGGGCGCCATCCAGGCCGCGACCTACATGGTCTTCGCCATCGCGCAGCTCGAGCGAGACAAGAACGGGATGGGGACGACGCTGAGCGTGGCCCTCGCGATGGGCGACGCCATGGTCACCGGGCAGGTGGGCGACAGCCGCATCTACCAGGTCCGAAACGGCCACGCCGTGCAGATGACCGAGGATCACACGCTGATCGCCTGGCAGATCAAGAACGGCCTCATCTCCCCGGAAGAGGCGCGCATGTCCCCGCACCGCAACGTGATCACCCGGGCGGTGGGGAACCGTGACTACGTGGAGGTCGACACCTCCATCGTCACGACCGAGGCAGGAGATCGCTACCTGCTCTGCTCGGACGGGCTTCACGGCTACCTGCACTCGGAGGAGGAGGTCGCGACCATCGCGGAAGACGGCGGAGAGAAGGCCGTGGACAGGTTCATCGAGGTCGCGAACCAGCGAGGCGGGCGTGACAACATCACGGCGGTGCTCGTCGAGGTGTTGTGA